ATGTGTTGTATAAGGCTGCCACCTagtgttcatttttaaaatggcatGGCTTCTGTATTGCATGTTTTAGCACTCACCATATTGGACTGCACCCTCTTGCCATTTTTGGATCCCCTCTCATAAATGTACTCGCCTGCCTGATTGGAGCCAACAAAGCTGATGGccttgatggatggatggtcacAAATGAAGTTCACAGCTGTGGTAGGAAGAATGGAAATAAACTTGACACAGTGACCCCCAAAAACTCAGAGACATGACCAATGACGATGAGTCAtattgtgacatcatcatcatactGTGTCATACACTCAAGCAGCTACTTTGAGTACAAATAGTAAATACACACCATCATGTTGTCCGTGGATGATGTTGAGGGTCCCGTCAGGAGCTCCAGCATCCTGCAGCAGCTTGGCCAGCAACATGGCGCACGTCGGCACCCTCTCGGAAGGTTTCAGGAGGTACGTGTTGCCACACACCATTCCCATGGGAAACATCCAAAGCGGGATCATGGCAGGGAAGTTAAACGGGGCGATGCCGGCGCATACGCCGAGGGGCAGGCGGTATGTGTACGTGTCCATGTCCTTGGTGATGGAGGGCAGAGTTTCACCAAGCATCAGTGAGGTGATGCTGCAGGCGTGTTCAACTACCTCTGTGATCAGAGAAGAAATCAACTTGATTGCAATTTATCTAGCAGACTTTTCCACAAATCACAGTTCTCTATGCAAGTATAAACTACTGACTAAGTCCAGAGTAAGATGGCTACACATatccaaaatgacaaaataattcataatGACAAAGAATATGCCTTTGTTAGACCTCCAACTTGATATGCTGCTAACAGAGCTTACAAAACTAATTTGCATTCTTTCCTCACTACTTCATCCACttcactatttatttttagaagaaTTAATTAAACGTAAACATTTCCTCGCCTCTCCGGCACTAATTATATTCTGAGTACATATTCTAAATTGGCACTCAAAATTTTATGATATTTTGTGACCGAAAAGGTCAAATGGTGCAAAGTGCCCTTTGTTCTGAGTGGCCAACATAACTCATTAACCATTTGTGTAACCAGAAGTGAAAGTGCAGACacgcacatgcgcacacacgtgTTACTTACGCAATCCCCTGAACACATCGCCCTCTGCATCGGCAAGGGTCTTGCCTTGTTCCACGGTGATGGACTTTGCAAGTTCTTTCTAAGACACAAGATGGCCATTAGATCAGTTTGAAAAGTAACCAGTCACATATTTAAGGCTTTCTTACAATGTTGTCCTTAATGAGCTGCTGATAGCGCAGAAAGACCTGCTGCCGAGCCAAAATGGAGGTCTCGGACCAGGAGCGGAAGGCCTTGGCGCAGGAGTCGACGGCGGCGGACATCTCCTGCTGCGTGGTTTTTGGTACACGGGCAATCACCTCATTGGTCGCCTGCAGTGCAGATTAACTCCATGAATATTTGAGTGGTTGATGTCAGCAGGGACCTTTTAAATTTAGGACACCGGTTGTACTAAGGGAATATATTTGCATCAATGAAACTGCAAATCCGGGGCAAAACCTGATGGGATGACGAAAAATAAGTTTGGACTGAAGCATTACATGTTGCTGCTATGAAAGAATACTTACAGGATTGTGAATATCAAGCCACTCTGATGTGTCGGAGTCAACAAACTTTCCATCGATGAACAGCTTAGTGGTGGGCTGTGAGGACaggttcataataataataatttaaaaacagatttgaGGTTGAACTGGAGTGCGCAAGGCTAATAAAGGTGATAATTGACCCGAGAGGTGGAGTAGCAGCACGTTCGTCCAGCTTTAAACAGGACCtgtaaagaaacacaatttaaTGTGAGACCATATCAAAGTACTCCCACAAGATGAATCCAATATTTGTGCCATTGGAGAATTTGCAAGTGAAGTTAATCCTGTCTGGGAGACCTGTGTAAACAAGTCTAAGCCATGATGACCTCTCACAGTTTGTAAACACTTGGCAAAGTTGCACATACTGTAATGTTTGCATTCTTACCTTTGTCTTGAGTGTTGATCTTAAATGCAAGGAGGCCATGGTGGAGATCTATGTCAAGTAAGTTCACTTCCCAGGTGAGTCGAGGATGACCTCAGGACGACCGCGCTCAGTTTTCACTTCAGTGGTCCTTATACATAGGCGGGGCTTAAGCAAATATGAAGCTCACTATTGGTCTATAAACAGGCAGCCTAATTGGTTGACAGTAAGGAAATTGGGCCAATCATCAGTAGAGAATTTACAAAATCCCGCCTACAAAACAGATTATGACCAATCGACGTGCAAAACACTTCCTATctctgtttttaatttatgcGACCAAAACAATGTATTTGTGTCTAAAATTGAAGTCGTTAAAGTGGCACATCCAGCTTCTGGAACGTATGACTGGAACGCTTTCAACATaagcaaataaaaaggaaactCGCCCCCACTATGCGATTGTCCTGTCTTCTCCTGGCAAAGGTACTTTACTACCGATTTGCTACTGTTTGCGAGTTTCGACCCTAATATTGCTTAGTCATGGACCAAAGAGTGGGTAGGTGGGATGAGAGGggcacatctgattggctgtgaCGCGAACTCGGACGTGTCTGGTCAACTCGATAGAacttttgggttgttttttttttacactgtgCAAACTCGACTGAGAAGCAATGTCTGAGCAAACCAAGGTGAACTACAAGAAATGCAAAAAGACCATTTGGAGCATTCGGGATCGTTTTGATATGTAATGACGCTATGTCCTTCTGTTTTCATTCAGCCTGTCCTCCATGGATATTTCAGAAGTTCTTGCTCATGGCGGGTGCGCATTGGTAAGTACTTGCTTTACATTTCAAGCATTCTTTTTGCACTTGTTTTCATCAAGATTAAACTTTTTGTGCGTTAGCTTTCGCCCTAAAAGGTATAGAATATGACCAAGTGCCAGTCAACCTGATCAAAGATGGAGGTCAGCAGGTATAGTTGACATGAGCAATCAAAAATAGAAACTAAAATGGTCATTTTTAGtgacaaaatgtgtgttgCAGCTCACAGAGGACTACAAGACTTTAAACCCAATGCAGCAAGTACCTGCTGTTGAAATTGATGGCGTCGCCCTTTCTCAGTCGGTAAGCCTCACcccaaaatttaattttttttctctctgtgacATTTTAATAATGCTTGGCTCACAACACAGTTGGCAGTAATCCAGTATATTGATGAGACCAGGCCCGAACCGCGCCTCTTGCCCTCAGACCCCATAAAAAGGGCCCACGTTAGGATGATAAGTGATCTCATTGCATCCGGGATTCAACCTCTGCAGGTAAGTATTTAGTAGTCCTTCATGATTGAAGTTACATCACTGGTAAACTACATGATCTGTTGGCTGTTTCAGAATTTACATGTGATCCAAAAGATTGGAGCGGAGAAGGTGCAGTGGGCGCAATACTTCATTAATCGAGGTTTTGAAGGTCAGTCGCTGACATCAGAGCCCTGGcagtaaaatatttgaatattaaaCACATGGATATTTGCACTCATTCAGCTCTTGAGCCTCTGCTGAAGCAAACAGCGGGAAAATATTGTGTAGGCGATGAGGTAAGAACTTTAAAATATTCAGAATGTTAATGAAGAGCACGGAATATTGTGGGCTTGTTTAACTGGAGCCCTTTTACTTTGGAGATATCCATGGCTGACGTCTGTCTGGTCCCACAAGTCTACAATGCAGAAAGGTAAATTTTTttagatacttttttttttttactgcactATGCTCCtccaaaaaatgcatatgACACCTTGACCTTTTCATTTTAGTAATTTTGTTACCCCCATCTGATTTATTTACTCTATCTTTCAGGTTTAAAGTGGATCTGAGCTTGTATCCAACTATCCAAAGGCTAAATGAAACCTTAATGAAGATTGAGGCTTTCCAAGTGAGCCATCCATCATGCCAGCCGGACACGCCAGTTGAGCTGCGAGCTTAGGAGAAACTGCCCCAACTTTCTACacctataaataaaatactttgaaCCTGACCACTGCCTATGGCTGTAATTTGAAACAAGCCAAGTCTTTCTTAGTAAAAACATTATCATTTATTAATATCATTATTAAACAACCAAGCTCAGCATTATTGTGATTAATATATACACGGTTCAATTGACCTTCTGTGCAAATTACTGATTTGTTATGCAAAGTGTGACATCACACAGCTTGCAGCATATTAGCTGCTTGGAGAAAGGACAATATAATACAAGATAATTATGGGATGTCAGGAGCTAAAAGAAGACTGAGCTGCAAACGTTGGCTAAAATTATGCAAGATAACCAACAGCCTTTTTGCAAACATTACAtgcacattttgaaaagtcCTTTCCAGattaaaaaagacagaaaatcaTTATTAGGAAATCTTAACTGTGCACTTAACCGTGTCATTGTAGAAAGCACCAGCGCAGTCTGAGCCACCAAATACCAGTATTGTGCAGTGGACTTTGGCAGATTCATCTTTCCTCTGCGTCGGAGAGTCTGACGATTTTAAATGTACCATGCTGTGTCCGGCGCGAGGCTTGAAACTCAACTCGGACATTTGCACTGAACTCCACAGGTTGGTGTCTGATGGGGAAGCAAAGCAATGAATACAGAGGAAGATCTGAAATTGaatgcttttgtgttttctcaAATCTGGTATTCAACTTGAGGTATTtagatgaataaaacaatttaccAATATTGAAGATATGCACATCTCGCAAGGCTCCGATTGCACTGCAGCCCCCACTCACTAAAATCCTGTTGTCTGAAATTGGGAGGGCAGCATGAAACCTGTTCATGTAGAcagaattatatattttttaactgcTCTTTTAAATTCAAGGTTATCAAGTACACTTACCCTCGAGGCAGCGGTGGTATGTTCCCGCACTTCACAGCTGTGTACTCCATCAAACCTTcacccaggaaaaaaaaaaggggggggggggaacctACATCAGTATTAACCAACATAAATATAGACCAAGTACAGTCGATTTATTCGTAATCTTACTCAGGTCGAGGATGTGGAGGTCATTTAGATATGTGGCAGTTTTGCGACCACCAAATATGATCAACTTGTGAGATAGAAGCGTAATTGAGTGgcttttgaacaaaaataaaacaagtttgacattagaacaaataataataaagtcgtGAATGTGGTGGAGTGAACGGCAGCGGACACTAACCCAAAGCGAGGCAGAGGTTTGTCTCCATCCACTATGGGCTTATACCACAGTTGAAACTCTGGGTTGAAGATGTACAGAGCATTACTGCATGACTTTTCCCCGGAAGACTGGCTCGGATGAACCccgccaaaaataaaaagctcctTCTTATAAAAAGCAGCGGAATGATACGCCAAGGTGGGAACATTTCCTTGAGcctaaatggaaaaaaagtctcaagattgcatttcagttttataataataataataataataaaaacccACCGTGACAAGCTTCCACTTCCAGGTCAGAGTATTAAGGATGTACAGTTCGCTGTAGCGTTGGCCTTCCCTCAAGCCACCGTAAACATAGATGGCCTTAGATTCGGGGTCATAAGTCGCCGAGTGTCCCCTGGCACAAGGTGGAGCAGGTCCGGATGTGGAGGAGCTCATTTGGTACCAGAAATCATTGTCTGCATAAGGGAAaattataaattaaatataaatataatacaaaaaaattataccCTGCATTtgtgtcttaacaaaagtttGTCGTGACCTAACTCCAGCTTCCACAGGGAGTCCTTGCAGGAATTCTGATCTGAAGTTTCTCCACCAATAAGAATGGCAGTGtcagggtcactgaggcacatCGTATGGCTCCAGCGCCGTGATGGACACACTAAAACTATAGCAGATCTGTGTCAAAAAGCAgtttcatcctttttttcccctctcggTAACTTACCTTCTCTGTCTTTTGTCTTTATCTGCTCAGTTATCTCTTCTTGGCTGTTCATCCTGGTCAGCCTCATTTTCTTGGCAGTCGAAGCTCGGTCGGTGCCCTCGACAGAACTGTCGGAGCTCCATGTTAAACGGCCTCGCTTGCTGATGACGGTCCGTCTGGGGGTCTTGTCCTTTCAAAGAAGTCACAAAACCTCACAATAATTTTGTCATTATACCTTTAGTCCCTAAAGACAGGAAAGTGTCTCTCACCGTAGGCCAAAGTGAAGGTTTACATCCCGTGTCCAAAGTGCCGGTATCAACTTTATTAACCTGGATATCGCAAACACTGTCGGCCAACTGCGAAGAGTTGGGGGttacctgcaaaaaaaaaaaacctgtgtAAACTGGACTGAAGTGGCACATGTGAACAATCTGCAAGCCAGTCATCTCACCATGTCCTCTGCAACACTTTGGAGTGAAGTGCATGAGAGATTTGTGGTGCCGAGCTGTTCTGGGAACAGACATTTTTTCCGTGGCAGAGGAGTACTGCTGCTTAAGGTGTTGCCTTGGTCCTGGAACTATTTCAGAGAGACATATAGTCATTAACAATAATGGAAAAGGAGactacagtgatccctcgctactttgcgtttcgtttatcgcggtttcactacatcgcagatttttttcccccaaattaaaaaaaaaagtcaaaataaaaacttctaaattgaagaaacgtgtctaacctttaggacaatgtagtattgctccaaatgttcgtttacattcctctagaagtccgttttcacgtgttagcacgatcgcgaattagcatctttccgctaagtcgttagcctgcccagtatttcttgttggtgacttcgcggatttcacttatcgtgggtggtttttggaaccaatcatccgcgataaacgagggattactgtattttctttaaaagGGGGAGAGACGGAAAAGTAAAAGTTTGAGCATATCAGCCTGGCTGGCCCTGGCCACCCACCACTCCCATATTCAGAGGAATCAAGCACCTTTGTACACACGGTGAGAACTATCTTGCCATAAACTCCCCTCCTGCCCTTTTGTGCTGCCACCATCTCGATATCAGAGCTCCAGCCTCCCTCAAACGTCAAACACCTGCAGGGAACAGGAGAGG
Above is a genomic segment from Syngnathus acus chromosome 22, fSynAcu1.2, whole genome shotgun sequence containing:
- the aldh6a1 gene encoding methylmalonate-semialdehyde dehydrogenase [acylating], mitochondrial; amino-acid sequence: MASLHLRSTLKTKVLFKAGRTCCYSTSRPTTKLFIDGKFVDSDTSEWLDIHNPATNEVIARVPKTTQQEMSAAVDSCAKAFRSWSETSILARQQVFLRYQQLIKDNIKELAKSITVEQGKTLADAEGDVFRGLQVVEHACSITSLMLGETLPSITKDMDTYTYRLPLGVCAGIAPFNFPAMIPLWMFPMGMVCGNTYLLKPSERVPTCAMLLAKLLQDAGAPDGTLNIIHGQHDAVNFICDHPSIKAISFVGSNQAGEYIYERGSKNGKRVQSNMGAKNHGVVMPDANKENTLNQLVGAAFGAAGQRCMALSTAILVGEARGWLPELVERTKALRVNAGDQPGADVGPLISPQAKQRVCSLIQSAEDQGAKVLLDGRQVKVMGYENGNFVGPTIIGEVTPQMKCYTEEIFGPVLVVLEADTLDDAIHLVNGNPYGNGTAIFTTNGATARKYTHEVDVGQVGVNVPIPVPLPMFSFTGSRGSFRGDMNFYGKQGIQFYTQIKTITSQWKAEDATLKSPAVTMPTMGR
- the gstz1 gene encoding maleylacetoacetate isomerase isoform X1 — protein: MRLSCLLLAKPVLHGYFRSSCSWRVRIAFALKGIEYDQVPVNLIKDGGQQLTEDYKTLNPMQQVPAVEIDGVALSQSLAVIQYIDETRPEPRLLPSDPIKRAHVRMISDLIASGIQPLQNLHVIQKIGAEKVQWAQYFINRGFEALEPLLKQTAGKYCVGDEISMADVCLVPQVYNAERFKVDLSLYPTIQRLNETLMKIEAFQVSHPSCQPDTPVELRA
- the gstz1 gene encoding maleylacetoacetate isomerase isoform X2, which encodes MSEQTKPVLHGYFRSSCSWRVRIAFALKGIEYDQVPVNLIKDGGQQLTEDYKTLNPMQQVPAVEIDGVALSQSLAVIQYIDETRPEPRLLPSDPIKRAHVRMISDLIASGIQPLQNLHVIQKIGAEKVQWAQYFINRGFEALEPLLKQTAGKYCVGDEISMADVCLVPQVYNAERFKVDLSLYPTIQRLNETLMKIEAFQVSHPSCQPDTPVELRA
- the zgc:163014 gene encoding acyl-CoA-binding domain-containing protein 4 isoform X4, with the translated sequence MVAAQKGRRGVYGKIVLTVCTKFQDQGNTLSSSTPLPRKKCLFPEQLGTTNLSCTSLQSVAEDMVTPNSSQLADSVCDIQVNKVDTGTLDTGCKPSLWPTDKTPRRTVISKRGRLTWSSDSSVEGTDRASTAKKMRLTRMNSQEEITEQIKTKDREVLVCPSRRWSHTMCLSDPDTAILIGGETSDQNSCKDSLWKLELDNDFWYQMSSSTSGPAPPCARGHSATYDPESKAIYVYGGLREGQRYSELYILNTLTWKWKLVTAQGNVPTLAYHSAAFYKKELFIFGGVHPSQSSGEKSCSNALYIFNPEFQLWYKPIVDGDKPLPRFGHSITLLSHKLIIFGGRKTATYLNDLHILDLSLMEYTAVKCGNIPPLPRGFHAALPISDNRILVSGGCSAIGALRDVHIFNIDTNLWSSVQMSELSFKPRAGHSMVHLKSSDSPTQRKDESAKVHCTILVFGGSDCAGAFYNDTVKCTVKIS
- the zgc:163014 gene encoding acyl-CoA-binding domain-containing protein 4 isoform X2, coding for MGLLNFYVLWSLRDAPRQFISKSNRRCFHVHVPLPLPKQLVIFGLGDWGCDETTISAEVVVSVDVRQNIGTLTSKIRCLTFEGGWSSDIEMVAAQKGRRGVYGKIVLTVCTKDQGNTLSSSTPLPRKKCLFPEQLGTTNLSCTSLQSVAEDMVTPNSSQLADSVCDIQVNKVDTGTLDTGCKPSLWPTDKTPRRTVISKRGRLTWSSDSSVEGTDRASTAKKMRLTRMNSQEEITEQIKTKDREVLVCPSRRWSHTMCLSDPDTAILIGGETSDQNSCKDSLWKLELDNDFWYQMSSSTSGPAPPCARGHSATYDPESKAIYVYGGLREGQRYSELYILNTLTWKWKLVTAQGNVPTLAYHSAAFYKKELFIFGGVHPSQSSGEKSCSNALYIFNPEFQLWYKPIVDGDKPLPRFGHSITLLSHKLIIFGGRKTATYLNDLHILDLSLMEYTAVKCGNIPPLPRGFHAALPISDNRILVSGGCSAIGALRDVHIFNIDTNLWSSVQMSELSFKPRAGHSMVHLKSSDSPTQRKDESAKVHCTILVFGGSDCAGAFYNDTVKCTVKIS
- the zgc:163014 gene encoding acyl-CoA-binding domain-containing protein 4 isoform X1 codes for the protein MGLLNFYVLWSLRDAPRQFISKSNRRCFHVHVPLPLPKQLVIFGLGDWGCDETTISAEVVVSVDVRQNIGTLTSKIRCLTFEGGWSSDIEMVAAQKGRRGVYGKIVLTVCTKFQDQGNTLSSSTPLPRKKCLFPEQLGTTNLSCTSLQSVAEDMVTPNSSQLADSVCDIQVNKVDTGTLDTGCKPSLWPTDKTPRRTVISKRGRLTWSSDSSVEGTDRASTAKKMRLTRMNSQEEITEQIKTKDREVLVCPSRRWSHTMCLSDPDTAILIGGETSDQNSCKDSLWKLELDNDFWYQMSSSTSGPAPPCARGHSATYDPESKAIYVYGGLREGQRYSELYILNTLTWKWKLVTAQGNVPTLAYHSAAFYKKELFIFGGVHPSQSSGEKSCSNALYIFNPEFQLWYKPIVDGDKPLPRFGHSITLLSHKLIIFGGRKTATYLNDLHILDLSLMEYTAVKCGNIPPLPRGFHAALPISDNRILVSGGCSAIGALRDVHIFNIDTNLWSSVQMSELSFKPRAGHSMVHLKSSDSPTQRKDESAKVHCTILVFGGSDCAGAFYNDTVKCTVKIS
- the zgc:163014 gene encoding acyl-CoA-binding domain-containing protein 4 isoform X3 encodes the protein MGLLNFYVLWSLRDAPRQFISKSNRRCFHVHVPLPLPKQLVIFGLGDWGCDETTISAEVVVSVDVRQNIGTLTSKIRCLTFEGGWSSDIEMVAAQKGRRGVYGKIVLTVCTKFQDQGNTLSSSTPLPRKKCLFPEQLGTTNLSCTSLQSVAEDMVTPNSSQLADSVCDIQVNKVDTGTLDTGCKPSLWPTDKTPRRTVISKRGRLTWSSDSSVEGTDRASTAKKMRLTRMNSQEEITEQIKTKDREVLVCPSRRWSHTMCLSDPDTAILIGGETSDQNSCKDSLWKLELDNDFWYQMSSSTSGPAPPCARGHSATYDPESKAIYVYGGLREGQRYSELYILNTLTWKWKLVTAQGNVPTLAYHSAAFYKKELFIFGGVHPSQSSGEKSCSNALYIFNPEFQLWYKPIVDGDKPLPRFGHSITLLSHKLIIFGGRKTATYLNDLHILDLSLMEYTAVKCGNIPPLPRGQQDFSEWGLQCNRSLARCAYLQY